From one Phocaeicola salanitronis DSM 18170 genomic stretch:
- a CDS encoding alpha-2-macroglobulin family protein, with translation MKTKQRLPWLMMMFIGLFPLLGVAQSYDQLWKEVEMYQKKDLPKSVIATTGKIYAKAKAERNLPQLMKAHLVRASQQVSLTPDSAEVEYAALRQWAEEEKDTVGRAVLHSIVGSWMMANEPDSMEAAIAYFRASVAPKEVLGRTSAKEFRPMTESGKQSERYFGDNMLDLLTRTAIQQMSTLYSPAHLPKAKACMELYDGLIDYYKQAQNREAALLTEVAKLWFQKRRMDNFKPYRLTDDELIARLHGLIDTYAGQPACADAYVKLVVAYRDANRLKEAVEMAREGLAKYSKGEWAKDLQGQIDYITRPMLNVDIPFLYPNYETDANVTYANIEGVTLELYRLNLAPTAAQLQFREETDRDALLKQYGTKVSTRFYALRATEDYQRRDTVLRYTLPGEGIYMLKQIPKGAEKGIASAVMFVSPYQAIELPVQGRQHEFIAVDRLTGRPVPGAEIVTYQLNIYDAKAGYALWNVHRTDAQGRTAFEVPKRTGAYYNVRTPGHDFMAITRLSAIDSVVGVASEGWKKQADLFTDRSLYRPGQTVHVSGVVYEQEGDSTRAASYAKDKLRLYRGSQNVGEADVWTDEFGVFSHEFALPDNLLPGQYYLSGYDRSVVIQVDEYKRPTFEVRFDPYKEAYTMGDSVRVSAEAKTYAGAPVRNARVKYRIVRTEMSWFRWQGATEELLSGETQTDADGKFYICARLTEPDYEAEHTYYIYKVSADVTDGAGETRQGELALPAGEQTLGLQLKGLNANVMREKQERIQVQAMNLNGQPVQVEVAYKVYALDKEGKKGALRYEGKAESMQSFVPSGVWALPSGRYRMEVSAQDEKGRPCTAEQDFVLFSKTDRTSPVEETAWFYQDGDSFGSQEPPTFYIGTNEEGVCLFIDVYDGQRRIESRQVTLDKELKAFSFPYREAYGDAVTVAFTFMRKGNLYTNQSLLTRPVPDKRLMMKWETFRDRLQPGGQETWTLHIARPSGMPAEANLMATLYDASLDVLRKHDWRFGLSFPRRAMYVRADFASAFQRVRMYGDFPITYPGEGFDLLYGDYSRLYTTWLGGFRRGFTFLSRANAVQEEMMEVMPLSALEGADIADLREVRYDATAAPAPAFQMKKGDVGGGEIQISIADVKSGSSAGAEQVPMPALRENFAETAFFYPNLRTDSLGNVSISFTVPDALTQWRFLGFAHTRAMDYGLLVDTVQTSKPFMVQPNLPRFIRRGDRAVIAASLVNLSMETVSGIARIEWSDPVTGKVVAHDKQSFSVSEGETGTVHFTFEVPETYDVLVCKIVAEAGEYSDGEQHYLPILTDKQWMTETVPVQLDGTETKSVAAEELFNKRSKTATEKRLTVEMTANPDWYAVQALPVIGNPSEEDALSWASAYYANALAAHIVRSNPRIEEVFRTWKAEGAGKETLLSNLERNQDLKNLLLAETPWVAEATDEAEQKRRIALLFDLNTMSNRQQTAIGKLEALQLPDGSWSWYKGMTGSRYITTQIVEMLARLQAMQVKLDQGVGNMYVRAVDYLKKEAQQEYEQMKRREAENELTVWPDGQIVHYLYICAIDKLAANHADGQVNDYFIAKLENRSADYSICEKAMIALVMQGAGKSGQASELVQSIKEYLVGTEEMGLYFDTPKAAYSWRSYKIPAQVAAMEAIYRIAPDTSMLNGMKQWLLKQKQVQAWESSVSTADAVYAFLCMGSDTLGEGGSMEATVGKTTWQTPQDALGYARKTFTGTDAEADDIRISRTGEGLGWGAVYAQYLEDMDKVLPSKGTGLQIERTLYRDGKALSRNAELHVGDKVTVRLTVSADRDMDFVQVKDERAACMEPEQQLSGYSWSGGIGYYLVSRDASTSFFIDRMQKGTYQLEYTVYIDRAGTYQAGSATVQSAYAPEYSGYTAGETLTVK, from the coding sequence ATGAAGACGAAACAACGATTGCCCTGGCTGATGATGATGTTCATCGGTCTGTTTCCTTTACTGGGGGTGGCACAGAGCTATGACCAGCTATGGAAAGAAGTGGAAATGTATCAGAAGAAAGACCTGCCTAAATCGGTCATCGCTACGACAGGGAAGATTTATGCAAAAGCGAAGGCAGAACGCAACCTGCCTCAGCTGATGAAAGCGCACTTGGTGCGGGCTTCCCAGCAGGTTTCGCTTACGCCCGATAGCGCAGAAGTGGAATATGCGGCGTTGAGGCAATGGGCGGAGGAGGAAAAAGATACCGTAGGGCGTGCCGTGTTGCATAGCATTGTGGGATCTTGGATGATGGCAAACGAACCGGACAGCATGGAGGCGGCTATCGCTTATTTCCGTGCTTCGGTGGCTCCCAAGGAGGTGCTGGGACGCACTTCAGCCAAAGAGTTCCGCCCGATGACCGAATCGGGCAAGCAAAGCGAGCGGTATTTCGGCGACAATATGCTGGACTTGCTCACCCGTACGGCTATCCAGCAGATGTCCACCCTGTATAGTCCGGCGCACTTGCCCAAGGCGAAAGCGTGCATGGAACTGTATGACGGGCTGATAGATTATTATAAGCAAGCACAGAACCGGGAGGCTGCCCTGCTCACTGAAGTGGCGAAACTCTGGTTCCAGAAACGGAGGATGGACAATTTTAAACCGTACCGCCTCACGGATGATGAGCTTATTGCCCGCCTGCACGGGTTGATTGACACGTATGCCGGTCAGCCTGCATGTGCGGATGCATACGTGAAGCTGGTGGTGGCTTACCGCGATGCCAACCGCTTGAAAGAAGCCGTGGAGATGGCTCGCGAAGGGCTGGCGAAGTACTCCAAGGGCGAATGGGCAAAGGACTTGCAGGGGCAGATAGACTACATCACCCGTCCGATGCTGAACGTGGATATCCCTTTCCTTTATCCGAACTACGAAACCGATGCGAACGTGACGTATGCCAATATCGAAGGCGTTACGCTCGAACTCTATCGCCTGAACCTTGCACCCACGGCGGCACAGCTCCAGTTCCGCGAAGAGACCGACCGCGATGCCTTGCTCAAGCAATACGGTACGAAGGTTTCCACCCGCTTCTATGCCCTCCGCGCCACGGAGGATTACCAGCGGCGCGATACCGTGTTGCGCTATACATTGCCCGGCGAGGGCATCTATATGCTGAAGCAAATCCCGAAGGGAGCGGAAAAGGGCATCGCTTCGGCGGTGATGTTTGTCTCGCCCTACCAAGCCATCGAGCTTCCAGTACAGGGCAGGCAACATGAGTTTATAGCCGTAGACCGCCTGACAGGGCGTCCTGTTCCGGGTGCGGAGATAGTGACCTACCAGCTGAATATCTACGATGCGAAGGCAGGCTATGCCTTGTGGAACGTGCACCGGACGGATGCGCAGGGACGGACGGCGTTTGAAGTACCGAAACGGACCGGCGCTTATTACAATGTGCGTACGCCCGGGCACGACTTTATGGCTATCACCCGGTTGAGTGCAATCGATAGTGTCGTGGGAGTGGCTTCGGAAGGGTGGAAGAAACAAGCCGACCTCTTTACCGACCGTTCGTTGTACCGTCCCGGACAGACGGTGCATGTATCGGGTGTGGTGTACGAGCAGGAGGGAGACTCCACCCGTGCGGCTTCGTATGCCAAGGATAAGCTGAGGCTTTACCGGGGCTCTCAAAATGTAGGCGAAGCCGATGTGTGGACCGATGAGTTCGGTGTCTTCTCGCACGAGTTTGCCTTGCCCGATAACCTGCTTCCGGGTCAGTATTACCTGTCAGGTTATGACCGGTCGGTGGTGATTCAGGTAGACGAGTACAAGCGTCCTACTTTCGAGGTGCGGTTCGACCCTTACAAGGAAGCCTATACGATGGGCGATTCGGTGCGGGTATCGGCTGAGGCAAAGACGTATGCCGGTGCTCCGGTGCGCAATGCCCGGGTGAAATACCGTATTGTCCGTACCGAAATGTCGTGGTTCCGCTGGCAAGGGGCAACGGAAGAATTGCTTTCGGGCGAAACGCAGACCGATGCCGATGGCAAGTTTTATATCTGTGCCAGGCTGACAGAACCCGATTACGAGGCGGAGCATACCTATTATATCTATAAGGTATCGGCGGATGTGACCGATGGTGCCGGAGAGACCCGTCAGGGCGAACTGGCTTTGCCTGCCGGCGAGCAGACCCTCGGCTTGCAACTGAAGGGATTGAACGCAAATGTGATGCGCGAAAAGCAGGAACGCATCCAGGTGCAGGCGATGAACCTGAACGGACAGCCCGTGCAGGTGGAAGTGGCATACAAGGTATATGCCTTGGATAAGGAGGGCAAGAAAGGTGCTTTGCGCTACGAGGGCAAGGCTGAGTCGATGCAATCGTTTGTGCCTTCGGGCGTGTGGGCATTGCCTTCGGGCAGGTACCGCATGGAAGTCTCGGCACAAGATGAAAAGGGCCGTCCTTGTACGGCAGAGCAGGATTTCGTGCTCTTCTCTAAGACAGACCGCACCTCGCCGGTAGAAGAAACCGCCTGGTTTTATCAAGACGGCGATAGCTTCGGAAGCCAGGAGCCGCCCACGTTCTATATCGGAACGAACGAGGAAGGGGTATGCCTTTTCATTGATGTATACGATGGACAACGGCGTATCGAATCCCGGCAAGTGACGCTGGATAAGGAACTCAAGGCGTTCAGCTTCCCTTATCGTGAGGCGTATGGCGATGCGGTGACCGTAGCATTCACCTTTATGCGCAAAGGAAACCTGTATACCAACCAGTCGCTCCTGACTCGTCCCGTGCCCGATAAGCGGTTGATGATGAAATGGGAAACATTCCGCGACCGCCTGCAACCGGGCGGACAAGAGACTTGGACGCTGCACATCGCCCGTCCTTCGGGGATGCCGGCGGAAGCCAACCTGATGGCTACGCTTTACGATGCTTCTTTGGACGTGTTGCGCAAGCACGACTGGCGTTTCGGGCTTTCGTTCCCACGCCGGGCGATGTACGTGCGTGCCGATTTCGCTTCGGCATTCCAGCGGGTACGGATGTACGGTGATTTCCCGATAACCTATCCCGGCGAGGGTTTCGACTTGCTTTATGGAGACTATAGCAGGCTATATACTACGTGGTTGGGAGGTTTCCGGAGAGGATTTACATTCTTGAGTCGTGCCAATGCGGTTCAGGAAGAAATGATGGAAGTAATGCCATTGAGTGCATTGGAAGGAGCGGATATAGCTGATTTGCGTGAAGTAAGATATGATGCTACGGCTGCACCGGCTCCCGCTTTCCAAATGAAGAAAGGGGATGTAGGTGGAGGTGAAATACAAATCAGCATCGCCGATGTGAAGAGTGGAAGCAGTGCGGGCGCGGAACAAGTGCCGATGCCTGCCTTGCGCGAGAATTTTGCCGAGACGGCTTTCTTCTATCCCAACCTGCGCACCGATTCGTTGGGCAATGTGAGCATCTCCTTTACCGTGCCCGATGCCCTGACCCAATGGCGTTTCTTGGGCTTTGCCCATACGCGGGCTATGGATTATGGCTTGTTGGTTGATACGGTTCAGACCTCGAAACCCTTTATGGTGCAGCCCAACTTGCCGCGCTTTATCCGTAGGGGAGACCGTGCGGTGATAGCGGCTTCGCTGGTTAACTTATCAATGGAAACCGTATCCGGAATCGCCCGCATTGAATGGTCGGATCCGGTTACAGGGAAGGTCGTGGCACACGATAAGCAATCGTTCTCGGTAAGTGAAGGCGAGACGGGAACGGTGCATTTCACTTTCGAAGTGCCCGAAACCTATGATGTGCTGGTTTGCAAAATCGTAGCGGAAGCCGGTGAATATAGCGACGGGGAACAACATTATTTGCCTATACTGACCGATAAGCAATGGATGACCGAAACCGTACCTGTACAACTGGACGGAACCGAAACAAAATCGGTAGCTGCCGAGGAATTGTTCAACAAGCGGAGCAAAACCGCTACAGAGAAACGCCTGACGGTAGAGATGACCGCCAATCCGGACTGGTATGCCGTACAGGCACTTCCGGTGATTGGAAATCCTTCGGAAGAAGACGCCTTGTCGTGGGCTTCGGCATATTATGCCAATGCATTGGCTGCGCACATCGTCCGTTCGAATCCGCGCATCGAAGAAGTGTTCCGTACGTGGAAAGCTGAAGGAGCAGGGAAGGAAACCTTGCTCAGCAACCTGGAACGTAACCAGGACCTGAAGAACCTTTTGCTTGCCGAGACACCGTGGGTTGCCGAGGCGACCGATGAAGCGGAACAGAAACGCCGTATTGCCTTGCTTTTCGACCTGAATACGATGTCAAACCGCCAGCAGACAGCTATCGGTAAACTGGAAGCCTTGCAACTGCCTGACGGTTCGTGGAGCTGGTACAAGGGAATGACAGGAAGCCGTTATATTACCACCCAAATCGTCGAGATGCTGGCACGCCTGCAAGCCATGCAGGTGAAGCTGGACCAAGGCGTGGGCAACATGTATGTGCGTGCTGTCGACTACTTGAAAAAAGAGGCGCAACAGGAATACGAACAGATGAAACGCCGGGAAGCGGAGAATGAGCTGACCGTATGGCCTGACGGGCAGATTGTACATTATCTGTATATATGTGCTATTGACAAGCTGGCGGCAAATCATGCCGACGGACAGGTGAATGATTATTTCATTGCGAAACTGGAAAACCGTTCGGCAGACTATTCCATCTGTGAGAAAGCAATGATTGCCCTGGTGATGCAGGGGGCAGGCAAGTCTGGTCAGGCATCCGAATTGGTACAGTCCATTAAGGAATATCTGGTAGGCACCGAAGAAATGGGCCTGTATTTCGATACGCCGAAAGCTGCCTATTCGTGGCGAAGCTATAAGATTCCGGCTCAGGTGGCGGCAATGGAAGCCATCTACCGCATTGCGCCGGACACCAGTATGCTGAACGGCATGAAGCAATGGCTCTTGAAGCAGAAGCAGGTACAGGCTTGGGAAAGCTCCGTATCGACCGCCGATGCCGTATATGCTTTCTTGTGTATGGGAAGCGATACGCTGGGCGAAGGCGGAAGCATGGAAGCTACGGTAGGCAAGACTACCTGGCAGACTCCGCAGGATGCTTTGGGCTATGCCCGGAAGACCTTTACCGGAACCGATGCCGAGGCAGATGACATCCGTATCAGCCGTACCGGTGAAGGACTGGGATGGGGAGCCGTTTACGCCCAATACCTGGAGGATATGGACAAGGTATTGCCTTCGAAAGGAACCGGTCTGCAAATCGAGCGCACGCTCTATCGTGACGGAAAAGCCCTTTCGCGCAATGCCGAGTTGCATGTAGGCGATAAGGTGACGGTGCGTCTGACTGTTTCGGCAGACCGCGATATGGACTTCGTGCAAGTGAAAGACGAGCGTGCCGCTTGTATGGAACCCGAACAGCAGCTTTCCGGATATAGCTGGAGCGGAGGTATCGGTTATTATTTGGTAAGCCGTGATGCTTCTACCTCGTTCTTTATCGACCGGATGCAGAAGGGAACCTACCAGTTGGAATATACCGTCTATATCGACCGTGCCGGAACGTATCAGGCAGGAAGTGCTACGGTGCAGTCGGCATACGCTCCCGAGTATAGCGGCTATACCGCAGGCGAGACCTTGACGGTGAAGTAA
- a CDS encoding DUF1573 domain-containing protein encodes MKKRILFLFSIMLGVALTAYAQPKITFDREKQDLGYILWRNPTTVTYQFTNTGDKPLVISNVTASCGCIEVDWTKHPIPAGGKGTVSAVFDAEAIGHFYKEVGVYCNASAVPVYLEFNGEVTADAKNYSFTHPYGFGSVRLNQEEIEFENVNKGERPEFTILVANTSSKTYTPVLMHLPPYLSAKATPEVLGRGKNGKIVVTLDTDKLPKLGITRTSVYLSRFPGDKVGSDNEIPVSIALLPDFSKMTAQQKNNPPQLSLSATQLEFAGLKPTQKKSQHIVITNTGKSNLEIQDMQVNSIALAVSLKKTVLKPGESTKMKITVLAENLSRVKGTPRVLMITNDPAKSSVTIRVKAKLL; translated from the coding sequence ATGAAGAAACGGATTCTATTTTTATTCAGCATAATGCTTGGTGTGGCGCTTACGGCATACGCCCAGCCGAAAATTACATTCGACCGCGAGAAGCAAGACTTGGGGTATATACTTTGGCGCAATCCCACTACAGTTACTTACCAGTTTACCAATACCGGTGACAAACCGTTGGTCATTTCGAATGTAACCGCTTCGTGCGGATGTATTGAGGTGGATTGGACCAAACATCCCATACCTGCAGGCGGTAAGGGAACCGTTAGCGCAGTGTTCGATGCCGAAGCCATCGGACATTTCTATAAGGAAGTAGGCGTATATTGCAATGCCAGTGCTGTTCCCGTTTATTTGGAGTTCAACGGAGAGGTGACAGCCGATGCCAAGAACTATTCGTTTACGCATCCTTACGGATTCGGTTCGGTGCGCCTGAATCAGGAAGAAATCGAGTTTGAGAATGTCAACAAGGGGGAACGTCCGGAGTTTACGATTCTGGTGGCGAATACATCCAGTAAGACCTATACGCCGGTATTGATGCATTTGCCTCCTTATCTGTCGGCAAAAGCGACACCGGAAGTGTTGGGACGTGGCAAGAACGGAAAGATTGTGGTGACGCTGGACACCGATAAATTGCCGAAATTGGGCATTACACGCACTTCGGTCTATTTGTCGCGTTTCCCCGGTGACAAGGTTGGTTCAGATAATGAGATACCTGTATCAATCGCTTTGCTTCCCGATTTTTCCAAGATGACCGCACAGCAGAAGAACAACCCTCCGCAACTTTCGCTTTCGGCTACTCAATTGGAGTTTGCGGGCTTGAAGCCTACGCAAAAGAAATCGCAGCACATTGTCATTACCAATACCGGTAAATCGAATCTGGAGATTCAGGATATGCAGGTAAACAGCATTGCTCTTGCCGTAAGCCTGAAAAAAACGGTCTTGAAACCTGGTGAATCAACAAAGATGAAGATTACGGTCTTGGCAGAGAACTTGTCGCGGGTAAAAGGCACACCGCGTGTGTTGATGATAACGAACGACCCGGCAAAGTCTTCGGTCACTATTCGTGTGAAGGCGAAATTGCTATGA
- the meaB gene encoding methylmalonyl Co-A mutase-associated GTPase MeaB, protein MEHPENNEAYKGLTVNKGIDQPATINPYLKARKRPKRRQFTAGEYVEGILKGDITVLSQAVTLIESVKHEHQALAQEVVEKCLPFSGNSVRIGISGVPGAGKSTSIDVFGLHVLEKGGKLAVLAIDPSSERSKGSILGDKTRMEKLSVHPDSFIRPSPTAGSLGGVARKTRETIILCEAAGFDKIFVETVGVGQSETAVHSMVDFFLLIQLAGTGDELQGIKRGIMEMADAIVINKADGNNIEKAKLAAAHFRNALHLFPAPESGWIPKVLTYSGFYGIGIKEIWDMIYEYFAFVKANGYFEHRRNEQAKYWMYESINEQLRDSFYNNPAVSSLLAYEEEQVLSGKTSSFSAARRLLDTYFGK, encoded by the coding sequence ATGGAACACCCCGAAAACAATGAAGCATACAAAGGGTTGACGGTAAACAAGGGCATTGACCAGCCTGCTACGATAAACCCGTATCTGAAAGCAAGAAAACGTCCGAAACGCCGCCAGTTTACGGCAGGCGAGTATGTAGAAGGTATTCTCAAGGGAGACATTACGGTATTGAGCCAGGCGGTTACCCTGATAGAGAGTGTCAAGCACGAGCATCAGGCATTGGCGCAGGAAGTGGTAGAGAAATGCCTGCCATTTTCGGGCAACTCCGTACGGATAGGTATCAGCGGTGTGCCCGGTGCTGGCAAGAGTACTTCGATAGATGTTTTCGGATTGCATGTCCTGGAGAAAGGAGGCAAGCTTGCCGTGCTTGCCATCGACCCCAGCAGCGAGCGTTCGAAAGGAAGTATCTTGGGTGATAAGACCCGCATGGAGAAACTTTCGGTGCATCCCGATTCGTTTATCCGTCCCAGTCCTACGGCAGGTTCGTTGGGGGGTGTGGCACGCAAGACGCGCGAGACCATTATCCTTTGCGAAGCCGCAGGCTTCGATAAAATCTTTGTAGAAACTGTCGGAGTAGGGCAGAGCGAGACGGCAGTGCATTCGATGGTGGATTTCTTCTTGCTTATCCAGCTTGCCGGAACGGGAGATGAACTGCAGGGCATTAAGCGTGGAATCATGGAGATGGCAGATGCGATTGTCATCAATAAGGCAGACGGAAACAACATTGAAAAGGCGAAGTTGGCTGCAGCCCATTTCCGCAATGCCTTGCATCTGTTTCCGGCTCCCGAATCCGGCTGGATACCCAAAGTGCTGACTTATTCCGGTTTTTATGGCATTGGCATCAAGGAAATCTGGGACATGATATACGAATACTTTGCATTTGTGAAGGCGAACGGATATTTCGAACACCGTCGTAACGAGCAGGCAAAATACTGGATGTACGAATCCATCAACGAGCAGCTGCGCGATAGCTTCTACAATAATCCCGCCGTATCTTCGCTTTTGGCATACGAAGAAGAGCAGGTGCTTTCGGGCAAGACCTCCTCGTTTTCGGCTGCACGGCGTTTGCTGGATACTTATTTTGGGAAGTAA
- a CDS encoding DMT family transporter produces the protein MNWIILIVAGFFESGFAFCLGKMKEASGTDWYLWGAGFLLSLTLSMVLLAKAVQTLPIGTAYPVWTGIGAVGTVVLGIVFFHEPVSFLRLFFISTLIASIIGLKLVSH, from the coding sequence ATGAACTGGATTATTCTGATTGTTGCCGGATTCTTCGAGTCCGGCTTTGCTTTTTGTTTGGGTAAGATGAAAGAAGCATCGGGCACCGACTGGTATCTTTGGGGCGCCGGTTTCTTGCTGAGTCTTACATTAAGTATGGTATTGTTGGCAAAGGCAGTGCAGACGTTGCCTATCGGTACCGCCTATCCGGTGTGGACAGGTATTGGTGCGGTAGGTACAGTGGTGCTTGGCATCGTGTTCTTTCACGAGCCGGTATCCTTTCTCCGTCTTTTCTTCATCTCTACTTTGATAGCCTCCATTATCGGATTGAAGCTGGTCTCACATTGA
- a CDS encoding SIMPL domain-containing protein (The SIMPL domain is named for its presence in mouse protein SIMPL (signalling molecule that associates with mouse pelle-like kinase). Bacterial member BP26, from Brucella, was shown to assemble into a channel-like structure, while YggE from E. coli has been associated with resistance to oxidative stress.), with amino-acid sequence MKTNVLALVISLWATFSLQAQTNERYIEVTGTSEIEIVPDKIHYLIEIREYFEEEFDGKSKPEEYRTKVPLSEIEQGLRDALTQAGISPNAVRTQEIGDYWRQQGQDFLVSKSFDITLTDFNQINEIVRRIDTKSIHTMRIGELENKDMPAYHQKGKIEALKAAQQKAAYLVEALGKKLGNVIRIVEESSNTAFPFAQSNVLSSDAASFDSFRTIKKNYSMLVRFKIID; translated from the coding sequence ATGAAAACAAACGTGTTAGCATTAGTTATCAGCCTGTGGGCGACCTTTTCGCTGCAAGCGCAGACAAACGAACGTTACATCGAAGTGACAGGTACATCCGAAATCGAGATTGTCCCCGACAAAATCCATTACCTCATCGAAATCCGCGAATACTTCGAAGAAGAGTTTGACGGGAAATCGAAGCCCGAAGAATACCGTACCAAAGTGCCTTTATCGGAAATAGAACAAGGATTGAGGGATGCACTTACCCAAGCTGGCATCTCGCCCAACGCCGTCCGTACACAAGAAATCGGCGATTATTGGCGCCAGCAAGGACAGGACTTCTTAGTTTCCAAGAGCTTTGACATTACGCTGACCGACTTCAATCAGATAAATGAAATAGTCAGGCGAATAGATACAAAAAGCATACACACCATGCGCATAGGCGAGTTGGAAAACAAAGACATGCCGGCATATCACCAAAAAGGAAAAATCGAAGCGTTAAAGGCTGCACAACAGAAAGCCGCTTACCTGGTAGAAGCATTGGGCAAGAAATTAGGCAATGTCATACGCATCGTAGAAGAAAGCAGCAACACGGCTTTTCCATTTGCACAAAGCAATGTGCTTTCTTCCGATGCGGCATCATTCGACAGTTTCCGCACCATCAAGAAAAACTATTCCATGCTCGTGCGTTTTAAAATCATAGATTAG
- a CDS encoding immunoglobulin-like domain-containing protein, giving the protein MAPDKEPAITGGNDTATNIQISSQDTLPDKNTIVYDIPECCLWYAKDLPDEYKDKPVSMWAEHSVYWENVHAVNIFVSNPTNAQLSFGRYWDIDVWKEEKWVSPEMKVSCIIWPDDEFVMHKGMLLHCFRFPVGKYYHLSKGKYRISKPFGLAGKSIELNTEFEIK; this is encoded by the coding sequence ATGGCACCGGACAAAGAGCCGGCTATAACCGGTGGAAACGATACGGCTACAAACATTCAAATAAGCAGTCAAGATACATTGCCAGACAAGAATACCATTGTCTACGACATACCGGAATGCTGCCTTTGGTACGCCAAAGACTTGCCGGATGAATACAAGGATAAGCCTGTTTCCATGTGGGCGGAACATAGTGTATATTGGGAGAATGTGCACGCCGTCAATATATTTGTATCAAATCCAACGAACGCACAACTATCATTCGGGAGGTATTGGGACATAGATGTTTGGAAGGAAGAGAAATGGGTTTCCCCGGAAATGAAAGTTTCCTGCATAATATGGCCTGATGACGAATTTGTAATGCATAAAGGCATGTTGTTGCATTGTTTCCGTTTTCCTGTTGGCAAATATTATCATCTGTCCAAAGGGAAATACCGGATAAGCAAACCCTTCGGCTTGGCAGGAAAGAGTATAGAGTTGAATACAGAATTTGAAATCAAATAG
- a CDS encoding carboxymuconolactone decarboxylase family protein: MLVSTTNIQMTMAQEKITQTAGRVQLGEFAPEFAKVNDDVLFGEVWNRPGLSPHDRSMITIATLVGKGIIDSSLTHHLQFAKSNGVTRTEISELLTHVAFYAGWPNAWGAFRLAKDVWAEDVADDNGKAAFQREMIFPIGEPNTAYAQYFIGNSYLARVSGEQVPFSNVTFEPRCRNNWHIHHATKGGGQMLVCVAGRGWYQEEGKPAVQMLPGDVIHIPANVKHWHGAAADSWFAHLAFEVSGENTSNEWLEPVTDEEYDKLK, encoded by the coding sequence ATGCTTGTATCAACAACTAATATTCAAATGACTATGGCACAAGAAAAGATTACACAGACTGCCGGACGTGTGCAGTTGGGAGAATTTGCTCCCGAATTTGCAAAGGTGAACGATGACGTCCTTTTCGGCGAAGTATGGAACCGTCCCGGGCTGAGTCCGCACGACCGCAGCATGATTACAATTGCTACACTGGTAGGAAAAGGCATTATCGACTCTTCACTTACGCATCATTTGCAGTTTGCCAAGAGCAACGGCGTGACCCGTACCGAGATTTCCGAACTGTTGACCCACGTAGCTTTCTATGCCGGATGGCCCAATGCATGGGGAGCTTTCCGTCTGGCGAAAGACGTATGGGCGGAAGATGTGGCGGACGATAACGGAAAGGCAGCTTTCCAGCGCGAAATGATTTTCCCTATCGGCGAGCCCAATACGGCATACGCACAGTATTTTATCGGAAACAGTTATCTTGCCCGTGTATCGGGTGAACAAGTTCCTTTCTCGAATGTGACCTTCGAGCCGCGCTGCCGTAACAACTGGCACATTCATCATGCCACGAAGGGCGGTGGTCAGATGTTGGTTTGTGTAGCTGGACGCGGCTGGTATCAGGAAGAAGGAAAGCCTGCCGTACAGATGCTTCCGGGCGATGTGATACACATCCCGGCGAATGTAAAACACTGGCATGGAGCGGCAGCCGACAGTTGGTTTGCACACCTCGCTTTCGAAGTTTCCGGAGAAAACACTTCCAACGAATGGCTGGAACCTGTTACGGACGAGGAATACGATAAGCTGAAATAA